Sequence from the Pseudophaeobacter arcticus DSM 23566 genome:
AATCGGTGCGAAAGACATAGCCGTCTGCCGTGCGGTCGCTCAGCGTCGTGCACATGTTGCGGGTCGCCCGCGCCATCGCCTGTCGCACCTCAAAAAAGTCATCGGGATCAAAACGGGTCTCGTCAAACAGGCAGATCAGATCAATATCCGAGCTGTAGTTCAGCTCATAAGCGCCCATTTTCCCCATGGCGAGAATTGAAAGCCCCCCCGCAGTTTCAACATCCGCCTCGGTGAGCCCCGGCAGTTTCTTGCGCCGAATAAGCGCGGCGATTTCCGCCTTTATCGCCACATCTGCGCTCAGCCCGCCAAAGTTTGTCAGCGCCGTGGTCACCTCTTCCAGCGACCAGCCGCCGGATAAATCACAAAGCGCTGTCAACAGCGCCACCCGGCGTTTGGCCTGCCGCAGGCCTGGTTTCAGCTGATCTGGGGCCAGGGCGCGGCAATCGTCAAAAACACCTGCCAAAGCCTGTTTGGGGCCGCTCAAGGCCTCGCCAATCCAAACTGCCTCCTGCTCGATCAATCTGCGCAGATAGGGGCTGGAGCCCGCAGCCCCAGAAATGAGCTGCCCGGTTTCCGGATTGAGCCCAGCAACCAGATCACGAGATTCGGCGCCCAGATCAGGGTCATAGGCAATGGGGAGGCGGGTTATTTTCAGCTGTCCAGACATGCCGAACACTGTTCTGCCTAAACAGCAACGTCAATCCGAGAACCGCACAAACATGGCAAGAAAGCGCGGGTAAATGCAGGAAAAACCAGCCCGGAGGTACGGAATACCAGTCTCCCCAAATTTTGCCACAGCCCTTAAGAAAGCCTTGCTGCTATGCTCTTCCATTTGTTTGTTTCTTGACGGGTAACGAGTGTGAGTGTGTGTTTTAGCTTTTCTGGCGCGGGACATATTCCTTGGCCCTTTTGGAAAAGCTGGTGTTTGGTTTATTTGTTTATCAGTCGGTAGATCATAGCAGCTTCTCTCCCCTCCGCTTAAAATTCGGCTTATCCAACGGGTCACAGCGCATGGCGCGATCAACAGATGGTCAGCACTGCATCCTGCACTGACAAAAGCGTGAACCACTCTGCCTTTACCCTGCTCGCCGATCTACCTACTCGTAGGTACACCCAGAACTCACCGCTATATCTTTAGGGACAAATACAAACGCGAGCCTCAAGCCGAGCTGACTGCGGGTTTCAACATTCCGCTTTCGGTTCTCGGATCGACAGAGGTTCGCAAACGGAGACACGTTGATGGACATTAATGCAGACTTCACCAAACGCGCCTTGGTTCATTCCGCTGATGAGCCCTGGGTTGCCTCCCCGATGGCTGGTGTTGATCGGCGGATGCTTGACCGAATTGGAGATGAGGTGGCCCGCGCCACCACAATTGTAAGATATGCCCCCGGTAGCCATTTTTCCGCCCACACCCATACTGGCGGCGAAGAGTTCATTGTTCTGGAGGGGGTGTTTCAGGATGAACATGGGGACTATCCGGCAGGCAGCTATGTCCGCAACCCGCCCACCACCAGCCACACACCGGGATCCAAAGCGGGCTGCACGATCTTTGTCAAACTCTGGCAGTTTGACATGGCGGACCGGACCCAGTTTTGCAAGAAAATGACCCAGGATGCGGCCCCTGGCAAAGATGGTATTGCCACGCTTGAGCTGCACCGTGACGCCCGCGAAAGGGTCACCTATCACCAAATTTCTGCGGAGACCTCTTTTGAGGTAACCGACCCTGGAGGCATTGAACTGCTGGTGCTCGACGGCAGCCTGCGCGAGGCTGGCGATCAACTTGAAACCGGTGCCTGGCTGCGCCTGCCCGAAGGACAGCCGCTTAGGGCCTTGTCAGGGCACAAGGGGGCGAAGGTCTGGGTGAAAACCGGCCACCTGCGCTTTGCCAAACCTCCGGCGGCGTGATGGGAAGGCAGACCAGGACGCAGCTCATGGACGCAGCAGAACAGCAGATGCGCCCAAAAGGTGCCGATGGTTTCAGCTCTTCCGACCTGAGCGCCGAAGTCGGCATTCACAAGTCCCCCCATCACCAGCAAGGCACACAATCGGGATTGCCCCCGCGTTTACCCCTACGCTTGCCCCCTGCGCTCCCCCTGTGGCTTGGGCGTTTGTGCCGCTGCGGCACATCTGCAAAACCATCTATAAAGCCGTGATCGCGCGCCCTAAGATCGCCACTGAACAGGTTTTGTCCCAAGGACAAGGCAACCCGGCGTCCCCATAAAACAACCGCATCCGGCGGGAGTTTTGGGGAAGAGGCGGGAATGAAATAAAGGGACAGGTGATGGAACTCGAACAGGCAATAAACGAGCGGCGCTCAATTCGTGGCTTTACCAAGGAGCCCGTTTCAAAAGAACTCCTGCAGGATATCATTGCGCTGGCCAACCGGGCGCCCTCGTCGATGAACACCCAGCCCTGGCACCTGCATGTGCTGACCGGAGAGCCGCTGGAACAGGTGCGCCGCGGCAATACCGAACGGATGCTGGATGGAACACCGCCCAGCCGCGATATTGAAGACTACGCCGCCTATGAGGGCGAGCACCGGACCCGCCAGATCGAAATTGCGGTACAGTTGTTTGAAGCCATGGGGATCGAGCGGCACGACAAGGAGCGCCGCCAGGACTGGGTGATGCGGGGCTTCCGCCAGTTTGATGCCCCCGTCTCAATTGTTGTCTGCTTTGATCGGTCGCTTTTGGACAATACCATTGCCCATTTTGATACCGGTGCCATGACCTACGGGCTGGTGCTGGCTGCCTGGAGCAAGGGCCTGGGCGCGGTGATCAATGGGCAGGGTATCATGCAAAGCCCGGTGGTGCGTGACGTCGCCAACATTCCCGAGGACCAGATTATTCTGACCTGTGTGGCTTTGGGATGGCCAGATGAGGATTTTGTCGCAAACTCAGTGGTTTCGCGTCGCCGCGCGCTCGAAAACACCACCCATTTTCTTGGCTTTGAAGGCTAGTCCCCGCCCCTCCGCAAGCCGCATTTTCCCCCTGCGTCCTGCGGGGGGAAGCCCCCTCAGATCCGCTGCAGTGACCGGGCCTTCTGCGACACCAAGCACGTGCAACATCCCTCCCCCGCCCCCCCAAGGCCGTCCTGATTGGCTGATATCGGCAAGACTGGCCCGCAGGGTCAGATTTCTTGCGATCATTCCATGCTCCGCTGCCAGCGCGCCGCCTTGAACGCCAGGGAGCCTGAACCCGACCCCTGCGCCGCTGCGTTTTGGCGACTTTTTTCTTTCTTTTTCAGTTCGAAAAGTGAATACCCCGGGGCAAGGAGTAGCGACATGAATATTTTGAACAGAATTTTCTACAAAAAAAGAAAGTTTTACGACGACGATTTTGACTGGGAAAGCTACACAGCGGATTCCTATAAACGCCGTTTGATTGGCGACGTTGAAAAAGATCACGACGTCATTGCCAAGTCCACCGAGCTGAGTTTCGACCCGGAAACTGGCCATGTGATCAAACAGGGCCGCTCGCTGCATCCCAACCAGCATTTGATCTACGAAGTCATTGGCCAACTGCAACCCGCTTCGGTTCACGAAGTCGGCTGCGGTGCGGCTGACCATCTGGGCAATGCTGTCGCGTTTTATCCCAACACCCAGTTTTCTGGCAGTGACCGTGGTGCCACGCAACTTGACCTTGCGCGCAGCCGTCACCCCGAGCTGAAAGACCGTCTGAAGCTGCAGGACATCACCATGCCGTTTTCTCGCCAATGGCCGAAATCGGATCTGATCTACAGCCAGGCTGTCCTGATGCATATCCATACTGCAGTCAGTCACTTTGTGGCCCTCTGCAACATGGTCAATATGGCCAACAACTACGTTTTGCTGATGGAGAACTATCAGTGCCACAATTTTGTTCAGGACATTATTGGGCTGCGTGACGGGGGGCATCTGGCCTGGGATGAAACCCATATCTATCGGTTTGATGGATCAACCGGCGCCCGGGCGATCCTGTTGTCGAGAACCCCACTGGACTATGAAGAACTGACCAGTGACGCGCAAATCCGTGCAGGTCTTGACCCGTCGCGTCGGCGTCTGAACCGCGCTGCCGAAGACAGCTCCAGGGCAACGTTCGGATACTAAAGTCGCAAGACTTGCAAAGATGCAGATATGCGGCGGTTCTCAACTCGGAAACCGCCGCTTAACTACGCCTTCCCCAGGCCTCTTCTCCTAATTGCGCTGATCGGCTATTACCCGGCCTGATTGCTCAGCCTGTTGGCTTTCGCATTCCAAAACAACAATCGGATCTGCGAGACCCAAGACCTATTCTGCCTGTCCCGTTCTGCCTGTCCCGTTCTGCCTGTCCCGTTCTGCCTGCCCCGCGCGAACCGGGGCTGATTTTGCAACGCCCAGACAAGCCGCATCCTGCGCGACCGGGACCCACCTTCCGTTCGAAATACGGTTTCGCAAGCGCCATACCATAGGTGGTTGGTTCCACCGGTAGCATCCCACCCCACGGGTGCAGTTTCTGTCAGATGAGGACCGGAGACCATCCCCCCTCGAATTGGGTCTCCTGCTACTTCTCAACCGGCCCTTCGGTGCTTGCCCTGATACTGGGTTTTCAATTTGGTCATAAAAAACAGTCACTTCTTCGGCACAAAACCGCCGTAAGCAGCCGCTTATGCGGCCCGCCCTAAACTTGTTGCCACTAGAGGCGGCCGCTCCACGCGCCAAAATGACCGTGAGCGACAACACGAGTTGCCGCCTTGTCCAGCCGAAGATCCGGCAGAAACGTAAGGAATACTCAAATGCGCAAATTTACCCTGCTTGCCCTGCTTGCCATCGCCTCTCCCGCCCTTGCCGATAGCATCACAAAAGACAGTGTGCTTGGCACCAACATGGAAGAGGTACAGGCCTCGCTGACTGCGATGGGCTATGACGTCCGCAAAGCTGAGATGGAAGACGGACAAATCGAAGTCTACTTCGTGCGCGACGGTCAAATGGGAGAGGTCTATGTGAATCCCCAGACCGGCGCAGTCATTAAGCTAAAGACGAAGTGATCGCATTATGGCTCTCATGTCCAAACAGAACAGCGGGCGCACAGGCGCCCGCGACAGAACAGGTGCCCGCGATATCCTGGTCTGGGACCCGCTGGTCCGGTTAATACATTGGTCGCTTGCCCTGACCATTCTTCTCAATGGCGCACTGGTGGAGGAGGAAAGCAAAGTTCACGAATGGATCGGCTACATCGCGCTTGGGTTGGTTGGTATTCGTCTGGTCTGGGCTTTGATCGGCCCGAAACACGCGCGGTTTTCGGCCTTCCCACCAAGCCCAGGCCGGGCAATCCGATACCTCCGAGACGTCCTTTCTGGCGACCGGACTGTGCACCTGTCGCACAATCCACTTGGGGCTCTTATGGTCTACAACATCTGGATCTCGGTCATAGTCATCGGCAGTACGGGCTACATGATGACCACGATCTCCTTCTTCGGTGTCGATTGGGTCGAGGAACTGCATGAGGTTGCTTTTGGCTGGCTGCTGTTCTCGGTTGCGCTGCATGTGGCCGGTGTGGCGTTTGACAGCTGGCGCTCCGGTGTCAATCTGGTCCGTTCCATGGTAAGCGGGCGCAAAGCCATTCCGAAAGGACGCGAGATAGAATGAGGCAAACGCTGAGGCCCACAAAAACCAGGGAAAGGCGCGCAACGGTTGTTGCGGGCCTTATCCTTTTACAGGCCATGTGCGCGCTGTTCTTCATCGGCGATGTGGTCAAAGACTTTCGCGAGGACGGGCAGTTTGACAATCCACATCTGATCCTGGAATCTGTGGCTGCGGCATCCCTTATTGCTGGCGTCATCTTTCTCATGTTTGAACTGCGCGGCCTGCTGGCTCGCATGTCGGAAATGCAGCGCGGGCTTGATATTGCCCGTGGCCATCTGGCTGAGATCATTGATGCCTTCTTTGCCGAATGGAAGCTGACAGCCGCGGAACGGGACGTCGCCATCATGATGCTCAAAGGGGTGGACAACGACACCATCGCACGCGTCAGGAAAACCGCACCAGGAACGGTACGGGCACAGGCCACACGCATCTATTCAAAATCGACGACAGACGGGCGGGCGCAGTTCATCAGCCTCTTTATGGAAGAGTTGTTGTCAGGCGACATTGCACCCGATGAAAATGTCGCTCCGGAAAGTTCAGAAAATCCCAACAAAAAGACCGCGGGATCGCCAAAGCAATCCTCTGCAAAGGAACTCACATGAATGACGTAAGCGCCCACCCGGATGACCCCCACTACATCAACCGAAGCGGCTGGCTGCGGGCTGCGGTGCTTGGTGCCAACGACGGCATCGTTTCGGTGTCTTCGCTTGTTGTCGGCGTGGCGGCCGCAAACCCGGCCCCCTCGGCGGTACTGATCGCGGGTGTTGCAGGGCTCGTCGCCGGAGCGATGTCAATGGCAGCAGGCGAGTATGTTTCTGTTTCCTCGCAGTCTGATACAGAACGTGCGGACATCGAACGCGAGAGAATAGCATTGGTCGATATGCCCGAGGAAGAGCTCGCGGAGCTGGTCGAGATCTACAAAGAACGCGGGTTGAGTGCGCAAACCGCCGAGGCCGTCGCAAGAGAGTTGACAGAAAAGGACGCGCTGGGGGCACATATCCGCGACGAACTGGGCCTGTCGGAAATCCACACCGCAAACCCGCTTCAAGCAGCGCTGACCTCCGGAGCGA
This genomic interval carries:
- a CDS encoding cytochrome b/b6 domain-containing protein, whose translation is MSKQNSGRTGARDRTGARDILVWDPLVRLIHWSLALTILLNGALVEEESKVHEWIGYIALGLVGIRLVWALIGPKHARFSAFPPSPGRAIRYLRDVLSGDRTVHLSHNPLGALMVYNIWISVIVIGSTGYMMTTISFFGVDWVEELHEVAFGWLLFSVALHVAGVAFDSWRSGVNLVRSMVSGRKAIPKGREIE
- a CDS encoding helix-turn-helix transcriptional regulator, translated to MCALFFIGDVVKDFREDGQFDNPHLILESVAAASLIAGVIFLMFELRGLLARMSEMQRGLDIARGHLAEIIDAFFAEWKLTAAERDVAIMMLKGVDNDTIARVRKTAPGTVRAQATRIYSKSTTDGRAQFISLFMEELLSGDIAPDENVAPESSENPNKKTAGSPKQSSAKELT
- a CDS encoding class I SAM-dependent methyltransferase — protein: MNILNRIFYKKRKFYDDDFDWESYTADSYKRRLIGDVEKDHDVIAKSTELSFDPETGHVIKQGRSLHPNQHLIYEVIGQLQPASVHEVGCGAADHLGNAVAFYPNTQFSGSDRGATQLDLARSRHPELKDRLKLQDITMPFSRQWPKSDLIYSQAVLMHIHTAVSHFVALCNMVNMANNYVLLMENYQCHNFVQDIIGLRDGGHLAWDETHIYRFDGSTGARAILLSRTPLDYEELTSDAQIRAGLDPSRRRLNRAAEDSSRATFGY
- a CDS encoding VIT1/CCC1 transporter family protein, translating into MNDVSAHPDDPHYINRSGWLRAAVLGANDGIVSVSSLVVGVAAANPAPSAVLIAGVAGLVAGAMSMAAGEYVSVSSQSDTERADIERERIALVDMPEEELAELVEIYKERGLSAQTAEAVARELTEKDALGAHIRDELGLSEIHTANPLQAALTSGATFSVAAAVPVLAAFLAPPSAIISTVLIVTVIALAVLGMLGAKAGAAPVLPATTRVVVWGVFAMAVTAFVGWLFGVSV
- a CDS encoding cupin domain-containing protein; this translates as MDINADFTKRALVHSADEPWVASPMAGVDRRMLDRIGDEVARATTIVRYAPGSHFSAHTHTGGEEFIVLEGVFQDEHGDYPAGSYVRNPPTTSHTPGSKAGCTIFVKLWQFDMADRTQFCKKMTQDAAPGKDGIATLELHRDARERVTYHQISAETSFEVTDPGGIELLVLDGSLREAGDQLETGAWLRLPEGQPLRALSGHKGAKVWVKTGHLRFAKPPAA
- a CDS encoding PepSY domain-containing protein: MRKFTLLALLAIASPALADSITKDSVLGTNMEEVQASLTAMGYDVRKAEMEDGQIEVYFVRDGQMGEVYVNPQTGAVIKLKTK
- a CDS encoding nitroreductase, with translation MELEQAINERRSIRGFTKEPVSKELLQDIIALANRAPSSMNTQPWHLHVLTGEPLEQVRRGNTERMLDGTPPSRDIEDYAAYEGEHRTRQIEIAVQLFEAMGIERHDKERRQDWVMRGFRQFDAPVSIVVCFDRSLLDNTIAHFDTGAMTYGLVLAAWSKGLGAVINGQGIMQSPVVRDVANIPEDQIILTCVALGWPDEDFVANSVVSRRRALENTTHFLGFEG